The Phormidium yuhuli AB48 DNA window CAACCCCTATTAATCCTGGTGGTGATGGTGCGGTTCCTGGCAATACGCGCCGCCAGCGTTTGGGCATTTCCGGTCGGATTGCCTCTTAGATTGCATATCTCTTCTATTTTGTCAAGGCTAATTCCCGGCTAATTCCATCTGGGAAAACCGTAGGCGGGAACTTAGACTGCTCATGGTGCGATCGCCGATCCCGGTGGTCGCGCCTGAGTCTTTAAAATAAGGATGTGAGTGACATGACCGGAGGGACGCAATGCAACCAACCAATCCTAACCAATTTACCGAGAAAGCCTGGGAGGCGATCGCCCGTACCCCCGATATCGCCAAACAAGCGAAAAACCAACACATTGAAAGCGAACATCTAATGCAGTCCTTACTCGAAGGACAGGGACTCGCCAATAGTATTTTTAAACGTGCCGGGGTGTCTGTGGTCAACCTCGCTGACGCCACCCGCCAATTTATTGAAAAACAGCCTAAAGTCAGTGGTAGCAATGAGTCTGTCTATCTCGGACAGAGCCTCGACCAACTCCTCGACCATGCAGACGGGTATCGTAAAGACTATGGTGATGAGTATATCTCCATCGAACACCTCGTCCTAGCCTATCTCAAAGATAAGCGTTTTGGAAAACCCACCTTCCAAAGCTTTAACCTAAGTGAAGCGAAACTGAAAGAGACCATCCAACAAATACGCGGAACCCAAAAAGTGACAGACCAAAACCCAGAAGGAAAATACGACGCCTTAGAGAAATACGGACGGGATTTGACAGAAGCCGCCCGCACCGGGAAACTCGACCCAGTGATTGGACGGGACGACGAAATCCGCCGCACCGTGCAGATTCTCTCGCGACGCACCAAAAATAACCCTGTGCTAATCGGCGAACCCGGTGTTGGCAAAACGGCCATCGCCGAGGGATTGGCCCAGCGTATCGTCAAAGGAGATGTTCCTGAATCCCTGCGCGATCGCAAACTCATCGCCCTCGATATGGGGTCTCTCATTGCTGGGGCCAAATATCGCGGTGAATTTGAGGAACGTCTGAAAGCGGTTCTCAAGGAAGTCACCGACTCCGACGGTCAAATTGTCCTCTTTATCGACGAAATCCATACCGTTGTCGGTGCTGGGGCTACCCAGGGGGCCATGGATGCGGGGAACCTGCTCAAACCCATGTTGGCTCGGGGTGAACTGCGCTGCATTGGTGCAACCACTCTGGATGAATACCGCAAGTATATCGAGAAAGATGCCGCCCTAGAACGGCGTTTCCAACAAGTCTATGTCGATCAGCCTAGTGTGGTGGATAGTATCTCGATTCTGCGGGGCTTGAAAGACCGCTACGAAACCCACCATAACGTCAAAATCTCCGACAGCGCCCTGGTGGCGGCGGCGACTCTCTCAACACGCTATATCAGCGATCGCTTCCTTCCCGATAAAGCCATCGACCTCATCGACGAAGCAGCGGCGAAACTGAAAATGGAGAGTACCTCCAAACCCGAGGAACTCGACGAAATTGATCGCCGCATCTTGCAGTTAGAAATGGAGAAACTCTCCCTACAAAAAGAGAGTGACGATGCCTCGAAAGAGCGACTGCAACGCATTGAGAAAGAACTGGCCGACTGTAAAGAAGAACAGTCCCATCTCAACGCCCAATGGAACGCTGAGAAAGAACTCCTAGAAGAACGTAAAGGCCTCAAAGAACAAATTGACCGCCTCCATGTCGATATCGAAGAAGCCGAGCGCAACTATGACCTCAACCGGGCCGCTGAACTGAAGTACAGCAAACTCCCCGAACTCGAAAAACAACTCAACGAAACCGAGGCCCGCTTCGCCAATGCCCAAAATAGCGGTGAAGCACTCTTGCGGGAAGAAGTCACCGAGTCCGATATTGCCGAGATTATCTCCAAATGGACGGGGATTCCCCTGAGTAAACTGGTTGAGTCGGAGAAAGAGAAACTTCTCCATCTCGAAGACGAGTTACACCGGCGCGTGGTGGGCCAAGAAGAAGCCGTCACCGCTGTGGCCGACTCCATTCAGCGGTCTCGGGCCGGGTTGGCTGACCCCAATCGTCCGGTGGCGAGTTTCCTCTTCCTGGGACCGACAGGGGTTGGGAAAACTGAGTTAGGGAAAGCCCTGGCGGCCTATCTGTTTGATACCGAAGATGCGATCGTTCGCATTGATATGTCCGAGTATATGGAGAAACACACCGTTTCTCGTCTGATTGGTGCGCCTCCCGGATATGTGGGCTATGACGAAGGGGGACAATTAACTGAGGCCCTGCGTCGTCGTCCCTATGCGGTGATTCTCTTTGATGAGGTGGAAAAAGCCCATCCTGACGTCTTTAATGTCCTGTTACAGGTGTTAGATGATGGACGAGTCACGGATTCTCAAGGGCGGACGGTGGACTTCAAAAACTCCATCATTATCATGACCAGTAACATTGGTTCTCAGTTCATCTTGGATGTGTCTGGGAATGATGAGGATTATGATGAGATGCGATCGCGCGTCTTAGAGGCCCTGCGTGCCAATTTCCGTCCTGAGTTTCTCAACCGCATTGACGACACGATTATCTTCCATGCCTTAGAGAAGTCCCAGTTACGGGAGATTGTCAAGTTACAGGTGGTACGCCTGGAACAACGACTGGCGGACAAAAAGATGGCCCTGAAACTCTCCGAAGGGGCGATCGACCTGTTGGCAGATGTGGGATACGATCCGGTTTATGGGGCCCGTCCCCTCAAACGGGCCATTCAGCGGGAACTGGAAACCCAAATCGCCAAGGGGATTCTACGCGGGGAGTTCAACGAGGGCGATACGGTGTTTGTGGATGTGGAAAATGAACGCCTGGCCTTCAAACGCCTCCCAGCGGAGTTGGCGACGGTGTAGGGAGTTATCTCCCATGAGAGTCAGAGACCCGGTTTCTTGCAGAGGCCGGGTTTTTGGCGTTATTCTGGATGGTACAAGGAGATCGCGACATCATGTTGACCTATAAAGGCTACACCGGAAACATTGAGGTTGATACGGACAGCCGTATGTTTCACGGTTCTGTTTTGGACGTTAAAGATGTGATTGCTTATCATGGTTCTAGCTATGAAGAACTAGAGCAAGATTTTCGCGGGGCGATCGATGATTATTTAGAGTACTGTCGAGAGTTGGGAGAAACTCTTGACAAGTCCTTATTCTGACTTGTTCATCTCCTCACACTCCCAAGACTTAACCCTTCAAATCCTTATAAATCTGCTTAAACAGCCGTTGTTGTTCATTATGATTAACAATCGCCCGAGGATAACCACAAGCCTCACAATCCAACGGGGCAATATTCCCCGTCACTAAATCTTTCGTCTCCAAGGCGCGAATCTCCGGCAGCCAGTGGCGGATATACTCAGCCTCGGGGTCATATTTCTTGGCTTGACTCGCCGGGTTAAAAATCCGCAAGGGTTTCGGGTCCATGCCACTCGATGCACTCCATTGCCAGCCCCCATTATTCGCCGATAAATCGCCGTCAATGAGGGTTTGCATAAAGTATTTCTCCCCCCATTGCCAATTTATAATTAAGTCTTTGGTCAAGAAACTGGCAACAATCATGCGACAACGATTGTGCATCCAGCCGGTCTGATTGAGTTGTCGCATCGCGGCATCCACAATCGGAAATCCTGTTTTTCCCTCACACCAAGCCGCAAACTTCTGTTCATCATTTTGCCAAGGGAAGCGGTCCCAGGGTTCGCGATAGGGACCCTCAGCAAGTTCCGGGAAAAAGTACATGACCGTTTGATAAAACTCCCGCCAGGCTAACTCCTGCTGCCAGGACAAGATGTTATCTCGACCTTCATCACTCCGAGTGGTGTCCATCACCAACTCAGTGGCACGCCAAACGTCACGAATACCGATCGCCCCAAATTTCAAGGCCGGACTCAAACGAGAGGTTCCATCATTAAACGGGAAATTTCGCTGCTCATCATAACTATAAATTGCCTGATTACAAAAGGACTCTAACTGTGCTTTCGCGGCCGCTTCTCCCGGTTCCAAAATGAGCGGCGCATCCCAAGTAAAGCCTAAATCCCTTAAGCTAGGCAGGGCGATCGCCCCCACCCCCTCCAATCCCTGCTCGTCCTTCTCGCTCAGTCCTTGCAAGGAGTCTGGCGGGGTAATGGGTTGGTCTTTCGGCTGACGGCTCCAGTTTTTCCAATAGGGAGTATAGACTGTATAAGGCTTACAGTTATTACTGGTTCCTGTTAAGACCTCTCCCGGAGGATGCAGCAGTTGATCCCAACATTCGTGAACCTCCACGCTTTGCTGAGTTAAGCGTTCCTTAACCCGGCGATCGCGCTCCCGGCCATAAGGTTCTACATCCTGATTCCAATAGACGGCCCTCGCCCCTAAAGCTTGCGCTAGTTCGGGAATTTTGTCCTCGGGTTTACCCCGTAGAAATAATAAATGCCCGCCTAGTTCACGGTAGGCCTTTTCTAAGGACTCTAAACAACCCAATAGGTAAGCCATACGAGCCGGCGCAATATCATCTCGTTCCAGAATATCTGGATCAAAACAAAAGCAGGAAACGAGGTTAGGACTGTGTTCAAACGCTTCAGCTAAGCCAACATTATCGGTCAGTCGTAAGTCTCGTCGATGCCAGAATAAAACCAGGTTAGTCATAAGTGGGTATTGGGGGTTCAGATGGACTCCAATTTTAGGAAGGGGTTGGCTCCAAAACGAGTTATAGAAAGGGTTTCGCTAACAAGAAACTAGACATGGATTTAGAATCAACGGGTTCTCCCGCTAGAATCGCCGCGTCTAGGGCCTCGGGACGCATCAAAACCACTTCAATATCCTCATCCTCATCCTGTGCCGGAGGACGTTCCAACTTCTCTAGACCTTGAGCCAGATAGGCATAAATGATTTCATCGGAGTAACCCGGAGCTAGGATAAACTCCCCTAACTTCCGCCATTGACTGGCTCGATAGCCGGTTTCTTCTTCAATTTCACGGCGAATCGTCTCCCCAGGGTCTTCATTGACTTCTACGGTTCCGGCGGGAAACTCCAGAATACGCCCCTGGACTGCGAAACGATATTGTCGGACTAACACCAGTTCCCCCTCAGGGGTGACGGGAACCGCTAGGGCCCCTCCCGGATGACGGATGCACTCCCAGTCTCCTTCCGCGCCGTTGGGCAGACGTAAACGATTAACCTCAAAGTCAAACTTACGACCCCCAAAGAAGAGACGCTTTTTAAGGATTTCTGGGGATTCCTGAGCAAAAGACATAGACACTCACTCTAGCTTGACCGTAACTTAAGAAATTAAGTGTACATCAGAATAGTTTAACGCCTCTTGTAGCTGCCGGATCGAATTGCCTGAGCTGGGATCTCGCCAATGGGGGGCAATTTCGGCTAGGGGGACTAAGACGAACCCTCGCTCTGTCATGCGGGGATGGGGAACCTCTAACTGGGGATGCTTGAGGATGCGATCGCCATAGAGCAACAGGTCCAAATCTAGGGTTCTCGCGCCCCAGCGTTCCCCTCGCACTCGTCCAAACTCGGCTTCAATCTCCAAAAGCCTCTGGAGCAGTTCCAGAGGCTCTAGGGAGGTGGTCCCTATCACACAACCATTGAGATAATCCGGTTGGGGGGGGCCCACGGGTTTGGTGCGATACCAATGGGACTGTTGTAGGTTGTCAAGGAGCGATCGCAGACGGCCCACCGCTCCCTCTAATATCCCTCGCGAGTCGCCTAAATTGCTACCCAGGGCGATCGCCACTGATTCCTTCACCCTTTCACCGCTCCCGAGGTTAAGCCTTGAACAATCTTGCGTTGGAAGAACAACACTAACACCACCAGGGGAGCTGTCCCTAATACTGTTGCGGCTGCGGTGGTTCCATAGGGAACTTCAAAGATAGAGGCTCCCCCAAGTTGGGCCGCCGCCACCGGAATGGTTTGCATGGCATCTCGGGTGATAAAGGTTAGGGCGAAAATAAACTCATTCCACGCGAAAATAAAGGCCAAAATTCCCGTGGTGACCATCGCCGGGAGGGTCATGGGCAGGACAATTTTCCACAACATGGAGACGGTTCCATAGCCATCCACTTTCGCTGAATCTTCCAAATCTTTCGGTAACTGCTGGAAGAAACTTCGCATCACCAAAATTGTCAAGGGTAGGTTAATGGCGGTGTAGGGAACAATCAAAGCTAAGTAGTTATTCCCTAACCCAAAAAATTGGACCAATTCTAACAGACCCAAAAACAGGAGAATATAGGGGAACAAGGTAATAATCAGCACCAACGAGAGAATAATCCGCTCTCCCGGGAGTTTCAGCCGAGTCAGGGCGTAAGCTGCCGGTGCGCCGAACCCCAAACAGAGGAGGGTGGAGGTAAACGCAACAAAGGCACTATTGAAGATGTAGCGGTGGAAGGGACGACGGGCAAATAGGTCGGTGTAGTGAGTCTCTGTCAGTTGGTCGGGCCCGGGGAGATAGACATTGGGAATTGAGACGATCGCATCATTGGTCTTGATGGAGGTCAAAAACTGCCAAATTATTGGCCCGAGGCTAAAGGCTAAAACAAGGAAGACTGAAATCGGTAAGACCAGTTGGCTCCAGTTAAATCCTTGGGATTGCGGTTGAGATTTTGTTGTTGTCATAATAAAGAGGCAAGGGGTAAGAGACGGTAGGATGCGTCCCGGCATCAGTAGAGGTTTTGACCTAGGCTTATCGATTCCAACTTGCCGGAACGCATCATTTGGGCAAGAGGCAAGAGACGGTAGGATGCGTCCCGGCATCAGTAGAGGTTTTGACCTAGGCTTATCGATTCCAACTTGCCGGAACGCATCATTTGGGCAAGAGGCAAGAGATGGTAGGGGGGTTACATCTCGGCACCAGCGGATTTTCGAACTCGTTCTAGGACATAGAAGGCGATCGCGACGACGGCAATCAAAATTAAAAAGGTAATCACCACCAAGGCGGCGCCATAGCCAAAGTCTAAATAGCGGCGAACATTGTCATAAATATAAAGGGCGACCATCTGGGTTGAGCCGCCGGGCCCCCCTTCTGTCATCACTTGAATTAAGTCAAAAATCCCGAAGGATTGGGCAAAACGGAACAGGGCCGCAATGAGAATCTGCGGCATTAAGAGAGGTAGGGTAATCTGTCGGAAACTTTGCCAGGGGGTCGCTCCTTCAATGGCGTGGGCCTCATATAAGTCTTGGGGAATTGACTGTAACCCGGCTAAGAGTAGGATACTGACAAAGGACGTGGTTTTCCAGACATCTGCCGTAATCACTGAGATCATGGCTAAGGTGGGGTCCCCGAGCCAGTTAATGCCACTGTCAATCAATCCCAAGCGCATTAGGATATCGTTGACAACGCCATACTGGTCATTGAAAATCCAGGTCCAAGCCAAGGCCATAATGGCTGTGGGCAGGGCCCAGGGGAGAATCGCAATGGTGCGGACTACGCCCCGTCCCCGGAAACTACGATTGAGAACTAGGGCGATCGCCATCCCCAAGATTAACTCTAAGGTCAGGGCAATGACCGTAAACACGGTTGTATTCCAGATGCTATTCCAGAAGGCACCATCGCCCCAAATTCGCGCATAGTTCCCTAGGCCCGTCGCCACGGGTTCCAGTTGTGTCCCCAGGTTCTGGGTAAATAAGCTCAACCAAAAGGCTCGGCCAATGGGGTAGGCATAGACTAATAACAGAACTAACACGGCCGGGAGAACTAACACCCATCCCGTGAGTTGCTGGCGTTTACGCATATTGCTTTGTGCCATACCGTTAAGAGAATAAAGAACAAAAGAACGTTGACGAGCCTAACTTAGAAGCCCAGAGCGAGTCTGACGGGTCACGCCTTAACTTTGACCCAGCAGACGGCGAGTTTCTGCGGCCGCTCGTTCCATGGCCCGTTGAGGACTGACACGACCGGTGAGGGCAGAACTGATGTTCCGTTGCAGAATGTCTGAGGCTTGGGCGTATTGAGCAATGGGAGGTCGTAATACCGATTGTTCTTGGACTTCCAAGAGATCGGGATAATGGCTGTATTTCTCCACAATCTCCGGATCATTGAACAGCGATCGCCGACTGGGGACATAGCCAGTATTCAGAACAAACTCTTTCTGAGCCGATTCACTGGTTATAAATTCAATCACCCGCCAGGCTTCTTCCTTGTGGGGACTATCTTTGACTAAGGCTAATCCCCAACCCCCTTGACAGGCTCCCGGATTGAATCCGGCTTCGTGAACCATGGGTTTAATGGCAATTTTGCCCTGAACTGGTGAGTTGTCCTCATTGGCTAGGGTCCAGACATAGGGCCAGTTGCGCATAAAGACGGTTCGACCATTTTGGAAGAAGCGTCGGGCCTCTTCTTCCTGATAGGTGGTGACACCTCGGGGAGAAATCCCGTCATCAATGGTTTGCACCAGAAACTCCATGGCGGCGATGGCCTCAGGTTCATCTAAACCGACCTCTTCCGTATCTGGATCAACCCAGAAGCCACCATGGCCTTCTAAGATTTCGACAAATACGGCGGCGAGACCTTCATATTGTCGTCCCTGCCAGACATAGCCCCATTCTACGGCTCCCTGGTCTTGCAGAGCGCGAGAAATCTCGATTAACTCTTCGGTGGTGTCGGGGGCTTCAAAACCGTTTTCTTCCAGTAAATCGCTGCGATAGTACAGCATCCCGGCATCCGAGCGGAAGGGCATCCGATAGAGTTGGCCCTCGAAACGTCCTCCCTCTACGTCCCCTTCTAGGAACTCGCTCAGTTCTTCCTCACTGACGCGATCATCGAGGGGATCGAGCCAACCGGCGGCGGCAAATTTGGGAGTCCAGACGATGTCCATATAGACGAGGTCATAAATGGAATCCCCTAGGAGGAAGGCGGAGGTATAGAGGTCTTCTACGAGATTTGTCGCGTTGGGACCTTCGACAATCTCTAGGCGAATGTCAGGGTTTTCTTCCTCAAACCGCTCGACTAAGGGTTCCCACTGGGCCCGTTCTAGGGCCTGCATCAAGACACTGACTTGGACCGGCTGTTGACTGAGGACAAAGCGATGAATCCCAAAAACTAGGACAGCGGTAATGAGGGCGATCGCCCCGTAGAAGAGTCGTTTCTGCCAGAGGCTCTGCCATGAATGCCTCAAGGAACGCCAAATGGATTTCAATATCATCATTGAATGAATGAATATCGGTGTTAGGGAAGGATAGGGACTGGGGAAGATTCAAATCCTCCCACCGGTTTTCCTTCTTTATACTATTTTTTAGTCATACGACTCAGCCAAGGCATCTCAGCCCGGCTTCCCACTACCGATAGTGCGATCGCTTCCGGCAAATTTCAAGGTTTGCGGCTAGGTTTCACTGTTAAGTTTTTTTACATCTTGTCCCTCGTCTGGTAGTTTCTGACCCGTTCTTTGCCGGGAGTTCGGGTTATCAGATTGGGGAAAATGAGGGGTTGTATTTAGCGCGATCGCTTCCACCACCAACCCCCAGCCAGAAGAATGACCAGTCCCACAACCATCGCCCCCCAGATGCCCACGTTGAAATCTACATTGGGAGTAGTCTCCAGGTTTGACTCCTGAGCCTGGGTTTCTGAAGCGGTTTCTATGTTCGGTTCAGATTGGCGTTCTGACCGTCTGCTTCCAGGGCGTACCGTGACCTCATAAGTGAGGGTGAACTCACGAAAATTCCCTTCATTTTGAGGCGACCCCTGTAAGACTAATTCATAGAGTCCCGCCTCGGGAAAGACCACATCCGCCCCAGGAATGTTCTGATAGTTTTCTGCCGAAATTGCCGTTAACTCTGGAGTGGCGATCGCCTCGCTGCGATCGCCCTGGCTAAACAGGTCGAGGCGACAGTCACAATCCTCTAGGGGAATGGCTCGTCCCCCCGACGTGGTCAAGGCAAACCAGACTTGGGCTGTTTCCCCAGCCCGGGGGTTATGATCCGGTTCCAAGTGAAACAAAGCTCCCACATCACCATCCGTTTTAATGATGTGAGCTATTTCAAAGGTCTGTTTTTTGCTGATTTTAATCATTTTTGTTTTGCCTTAAAATCACAACAATAAATAATACCAAATAAATGCTAAGTCTGGACTATAAAATAAGTTGTATAGTCACCATTTTGTTTTTTTAGAAATTTCCATGATACAATTTCACAAATCAAAGATAACTCAAAAAAGTTCAGCGTTCTCTGAGCTAGCGACGCCATTATCACAAAACCCGAGCCAAAGGCCAAAAGACGCGCCGTCACACTTTAATCCATGCCTCATCTGACTCCTGCCCACCTCTGGGAACTCCTGCCCCTCACCCTCCTCGGCTTTTTAGGGAGCTTCGGTCATTGCGTCGGGATGTGCGGTCCCTTAACCGTCGCCTTTTCCCTGGGACAACAGCAAAATCGAGTCCCCTGGCGCTTTCACCTGTTGCTGAACCTAGGGCGAGTTCTGAGTTATACCAGCGTTGGTGTACTTCTGGGAACCGTCAGTTCCACCCTCGTCGCCGGGGGCCAACTCGCCGGTGTGGGGAGTTGGATTCGTCAGGCGATCGTTATCTTTACCGGACTACTCCTGATCTTGATGGGGTTGCGACAAATCAACCCTGAGAGTCTGCCTAACTTGCCCCTCCTGCACCCCCTCAAAGGGACATGGCACGATCGCCTCAGTCGTCTGATGAACCATCTTTCTGGGCAAAACCATGGTGCAGTTCCCCTATTATTGGGGATTTGTTGGGGACTCATTCCCTGTGGCTTTCTCTACGCCGCCCAACTCAAAGCTGCTGAAACGGGGAGTCCCCTACTGGGGGGATTAGCCATGGCCGCCTTCGGCTTAGGAACTGCTCCCATGATGGTGGGGGTGGGCCTGTCCGTCTCGCGACTCAGTGCCAATCGTCGTAGTCAATTATTTCGCTTGGGGGGCTGGGTGACTCTCAGCATTGGCCTTCTCACCCTGCTGCGCACCGACGCCATGGTCGATTTAACCGGTCATAGCGCCTTACTTTTACTGATGTTGGCCCTGGCCGCCCGTCCCCTGCGTCCTATTTGGCCGAGTCCCCTGCGCTATCGTCGCCTGATTGGGGTTGGGGCCTATGTATTGGTGTTAGCTCATCTCAGCCATATGCTCGACCATAGCCTAGACTGGAACCCCAGGGCGATCGCCTTTCTGATGCCGCGACAGCGTTGGGCCCTATGGGCTGGCATTAGCGCCTTCCTCCTCATGACTCCCGCCGCCCTCAGTAGTAGCGATCGCGCCCAACGCCTCCTGGGCAAATACTGGCGGCCCCTACATGGCCTCACCCGTCCCGCCCTCGTCTTAGCAACTCTCCACGGCCTCACCCTAGGCTCCCATTATCTCGGGACTCTCTCCCCCAATTGGGGGAACTGGCTGCGATCGCTCCTACTACTGATATTGACCCTAACGGTTTTCCTGTTACGGGGGGGAATCGGCAAAAAAGCCCTAAGCCAACAATCCCTATCCTCCCGTGATCCCAACGCCTAGGGGAGAGCCGACAGAGCCGTCGCCGTTCAATTCGGACCGAGATCATGAGAAACTATGCTGATTAGCCCCTGACAGGCTATGATTGACAGTCCATTGACTCGGCGACTAACCCTCAAACGCCGACCCATCAGCACCACATTTGTTGAGAGTGAGAGTTCATGCAACCACGTCCCCCCCTGCGCCGCACCAAAATTGTCGCTACCATTGGGCCCGCCACCAGTAAGCCGGAAGTGCTGCGGGACCTAATTTTGGCAGGGGCGACCACCCTACGACTCAACTTTTCCCATGGAACCCATGACGATCATCAACGGAGTATCCGTCTAATTCGGCAAACCTCCTTTGAACTCAATCAACCCGTCGGTATTCTCCAAGACTTACAGGGGCCAAAAATTCGTTTAGGGCGTTTCGAGAAAGGCTCCATCGTTCTCAACGACGGTGACCCCTTCATTCTCACCAGTCATATTATGGAGGGTAATCAGAAAATGTCCTCCATCACCTACGAACCCCTGGCCCGAGAAGTTCCTGCCGGGGCCACCATCCTCCTCGACGATGGACGAGTGG harbors:
- a CDS encoding carbohydrate ABC transporter permease; the protein is MAQSNMRKRQQLTGWVLVLPAVLVLLLVYAYPIGRAFWLSLFTQNLGTQLEPVATGLGNYARIWGDGAFWNSIWNTTVFTVIALTLELILGMAIALVLNRSFRGRGVVRTIAILPWALPTAIMALAWTWIFNDQYGVVNDILMRLGLIDSGINWLGDPTLAMISVITADVWKTTSFVSILLLAGLQSIPQDLYEAHAIEGATPWQSFRQITLPLLMPQILIAALFRFAQSFGIFDLIQVMTEGGPGGSTQMVALYIYDNVRRYLDFGYGAALVVITFLILIAVVAIAFYVLERVRKSAGAEM
- the folK gene encoding 2-amino-4-hydroxy-6-hydroxymethyldihydropteridine diphosphokinase, whose amino-acid sequence is MKESVAIALGSNLGDSRGILEGAVGRLRSLLDNLQQSHWYRTKPVGPPQPDYLNGCVIGTTSLEPLELLQRLLEIEAEFGRVRGERWGARTLDLDLLLYGDRILKHPQLEVPHPRMTERGFVLVPLAEIAPHWRDPSSGNSIRQLQEALNYSDVHLIS
- a CDS encoding FAD-binding domain-containing protein produces the protein MTNLVLFWHRRDLRLTDNVGLAEAFEHSPNLVSCFCFDPDILERDDIAPARMAYLLGCLESLEKAYRELGGHLLFLRGKPEDKIPELAQALGARAVYWNQDVEPYGRERDRRVKERLTQQSVEVHECWDQLLHPPGEVLTGTSNNCKPYTVYTPYWKNWSRQPKDQPITPPDSLQGLSEKDEQGLEGVGAIALPSLRDLGFTWDAPLILEPGEAAAKAQLESFCNQAIYSYDEQRNFPFNDGTSRLSPALKFGAIGIRDVWRATELVMDTTRSDEGRDNILSWQQELAWREFYQTVMYFFPELAEGPYREPWDRFPWQNDEQKFAAWCEGKTGFPIVDAAMRQLNQTGWMHNRCRMIVASFLTKDLIINWQWGEKYFMQTLIDGDLSANNGGWQWSASSGMDPKPLRIFNPASQAKKYDPEAEYIRHWLPEIRALETKDLVTGNIAPLDCEACGYPRAIVNHNEQQRLFKQIYKDLKG
- the clpB gene encoding ATP-dependent chaperone ClpB → MQPTNPNQFTEKAWEAIARTPDIAKQAKNQHIESEHLMQSLLEGQGLANSIFKRAGVSVVNLADATRQFIEKQPKVSGSNESVYLGQSLDQLLDHADGYRKDYGDEYISIEHLVLAYLKDKRFGKPTFQSFNLSEAKLKETIQQIRGTQKVTDQNPEGKYDALEKYGRDLTEAARTGKLDPVIGRDDEIRRTVQILSRRTKNNPVLIGEPGVGKTAIAEGLAQRIVKGDVPESLRDRKLIALDMGSLIAGAKYRGEFEERLKAVLKEVTDSDGQIVLFIDEIHTVVGAGATQGAMDAGNLLKPMLARGELRCIGATTLDEYRKYIEKDAALERRFQQVYVDQPSVVDSISILRGLKDRYETHHNVKISDSALVAAATLSTRYISDRFLPDKAIDLIDEAAAKLKMESTSKPEELDEIDRRILQLEMEKLSLQKESDDASKERLQRIEKELADCKEEQSHLNAQWNAEKELLEERKGLKEQIDRLHVDIEEAERNYDLNRAAELKYSKLPELEKQLNETEARFANAQNSGEALLREEVTESDIAEIISKWTGIPLSKLVESEKEKLLHLEDELHRRVVGQEEAVTAVADSIQRSRAGLADPNRPVASFLFLGPTGVGKTELGKALAAYLFDTEDAIVRIDMSEYMEKHTVSRLIGAPPGYVGYDEGGQLTEALRRRPYAVILFDEVEKAHPDVFNVLLQVLDDGRVTDSQGRTVDFKNSIIIMTSNIGSQFILDVSGNDEDYDEMRSRVLEALRANFRPEFLNRIDDTIIFHALEKSQLREIVKLQVVRLEQRLADKKMALKLSEGAIDLLADVGYDPVYGARPLKRAIQRELETQIAKGILRGEFNEGDTVFVDVENERLAFKRLPAELATV
- a CDS encoding carbohydrate ABC transporter permease, with the translated sequence MTTTKSQPQSQGFNWSQLVLPISVFLVLAFSLGPIIWQFLTSIKTNDAIVSIPNVYLPGPDQLTETHYTDLFARRPFHRYIFNSAFVAFTSTLLCLGFGAPAAYALTRLKLPGERIILSLVLIITLFPYILLFLGLLELVQFFGLGNNYLALIVPYTAINLPLTILVMRSFFQQLPKDLEDSAKVDGYGTVSMLWKIVLPMTLPAMVTTGILAFIFAWNEFIFALTFITRDAMQTIPVAAAQLGGASIFEVPYGTTAAATVLGTAPLVVLVLFFQRKIVQGLTSGAVKG
- a CDS encoding type II toxin-antitoxin system HicB family antitoxin; protein product: MVQGDRDIMLTYKGYTGNIEVDTDSRMFHGSVLDVKDVIAYHGSSYEELEQDFRGAIDDYLEYCRELGETLDKSLF
- a CDS encoding urease accessory protein UreH domain-containing protein yields the protein MPHLTPAHLWELLPLTLLGFLGSFGHCVGMCGPLTVAFSLGQQQNRVPWRFHLLLNLGRVLSYTSVGVLLGTVSSTLVAGGQLAGVGSWIRQAIVIFTGLLLILMGLRQINPESLPNLPLLHPLKGTWHDRLSRLMNHLSGQNHGAVPLLLGICWGLIPCGFLYAAQLKAAETGSPLLGGLAMAAFGLGTAPMMVGVGLSVSRLSANRRSQLFRLGGWVTLSIGLLTLLRTDAMVDLTGHSALLLLMLALAARPLRPIWPSPLRYRRLIGVGAYVLVLAHLSHMLDHSLDWNPRAIAFLMPRQRWALWAGISAFLLMTPAALSSSDRAQRLLGKYWRPLHGLTRPALVLATLHGLTLGSHYLGTLSPNWGNWLRSLLLLILTLTVFLLRGGIGKKALSQQSLSSRDPNA
- a CDS encoding NUDIX hydrolase gives rise to the protein MSFAQESPEILKKRLFFGGRKFDFEVNRLRLPNGAEGDWECIRHPGGALAVPVTPEGELVLVRQYRFAVQGRILEFPAGTVEVNEDPGETIRREIEEETGYRASQWRKLGEFILAPGYSDEIIYAYLAQGLEKLERPPAQDEDEDIEVVLMRPEALDAAILAGEPVDSKSMSSFLLAKPFL
- a CDS encoding ABC transporter substrate-binding protein gives rise to the protein MKSIWRSLRHSWQSLWQKRLFYGAIALITAVLVFGIHRFVLSQQPVQVSVLMQALERAQWEPLVERFEEENPDIRLEIVEGPNATNLVEDLYTSAFLLGDSIYDLVYMDIVWTPKFAAAGWLDPLDDRVSEEELSEFLEGDVEGGRFEGQLYRMPFRSDAGMLYYRSDLLEENGFEAPDTTEELIEISRALQDQGAVEWGYVWQGRQYEGLAAVFVEILEGHGGFWVDPDTEEVGLDEPEAIAAMEFLVQTIDDGISPRGVTTYQEEEARRFFQNGRTVFMRNWPYVWTLANEDNSPVQGKIAIKPMVHEAGFNPGACQGGWGLALVKDSPHKEEAWRVIEFITSESAQKEFVLNTGYVPSRRSLFNDPEIVEKYSHYPDLLEVQEQSVLRPPIAQYAQASDILQRNISSALTGRVSPQRAMERAAAETRRLLGQS